In the genome of Bacteroidota bacterium, one region contains:
- the def gene encoding peptide deformylase produces MILPIVAYGDPVLRKEGVEIDKDYPKLDELIKNMYDTMYNASGVGLAAPQIGRAIRLFVVDASPFAEEDEEDYEKLKDYKKVFINAQIVETSGEEWGFNEGCLTIPDVHEDVFRPETIVIEYYDENWEFHRDEISGIASRVIQHEYDHIEGVLFTDKLSGLKKRLLKGKLTNISKGKISVNYNMRYPLKKGRQ; encoded by the coding sequence ATGATATTACCGATTGTAGCTTATGGCGACCCGGTTTTAAGAAAAGAGGGAGTTGAGATTGATAAAGATTATCCAAAATTGGATGAACTTATCAAAAATATGTACGATACGATGTACAATGCTAGCGGAGTAGGTCTGGCAGCACCTCAAATTGGGCGTGCAATAAGATTGTTTGTGGTTGATGCAAGTCCGTTTGCTGAGGAAGACGAAGAAGATTATGAGAAGCTTAAGGATTATAAAAAGGTTTTTATTAATGCTCAAATAGTTGAAACTTCCGGTGAAGAATGGGGCTTTAACGAAGGGTGTCTTACTATTCCAGATGTTCACGAAGATGTATTTCGTCCGGAAACAATTGTAATTGAGTATTATGATGAAAATTGGGAGTTTCACCGTGATGAAATAAGCGGAATAGCCTCAAGAGTAATACAACATGAGTACGATCATATTGAAGGAGTATTATTTACAGATAAATTGTCGGGGTTGAAAAAAAGATTGCTAAAAGGCAAGCTTACGAATATTTCGAAAGGAAAAATTTCTGTAAATTACAATATGAGATATCCTTTAAAGAAAGGAAGGCAGTAG
- the ruvX gene encoding Holliday junction resolvase RuvX: MGRLLAIDFGTKRIGLAETDPLQIIASALETVENEKVFVFLDEYLGREQVDEIIIGEPKQKDGTPSESEREIKMFIEELEKKFPDVVIKRFDERYTSKMAFQTMIDSGIGKKARRNKGLIDKISATIILQSYLDSKGF; the protein is encoded by the coding sequence ATGGGACGATTACTAGCAATAGATTTTGGGACAAAAAGGATAGGTTTAGCAGAAACCGATCCGCTTCAAATAATTGCATCAGCTCTTGAAACTGTTGAAAATGAGAAGGTATTCGTTTTTTTGGATGAGTATCTGGGGAGAGAGCAAGTCGATGAAATTATTATTGGTGAGCCGAAGCAGAAAGATGGTACTCCCTCTGAAAGCGAGAGAGAAATAAAGATGTTTATTGAAGAATTAGAGAAAAAATTCCCTGATGTTGTTATTAAACGATTTGATGAACGTTATACGTCGAAAATGGCATTCCAAACAATGATCGACAGTGGTATTGGTAAGAAAGCAAGACGAAACAAGGGTCTGATAGATAAGATAAGTGCAACTATTATTTTGCAGTCATATCTCGACAGTAAGGGTTTTTAA